The DNA region GCCGGCCATTCGCCTGCATGAGCAGTTTCGGAGCTTATTGCAACGTCGGCGGCATGGTCATTAGGGGTGGTTGCTGTTGGCCGGTCGGCGCGATCGGTGCATTGGTAAACTGTAGTCCTCGTAGCGCTTCCGGCTGAATCGTTGCGCTCACCGTTATCGGCGGCATGCCGGGCAGGGAGATGGGTGTCGTAACGGCGTTGCTTTGGAATAGTGAAGATGCGGCCGGAACCGTACCACCTGCCGCCGCCGGTTGGTGGGCGGGCGATGGCTCCGGAATCGGCTGCACCTGAGGGTACGTGGAGTACATCTGGATGGGGGGCTGTGCGCCCCAGGGTTGCTGTTGCATCGGTTGCTGCTGGCTCTGCAGAAAGTCAATCGTGGTGGACATGGGATAGCTGTTGGCGGTCGGAGGAACGGTGTTGCTGGTGGCCGGTACGACGGACGATCCGTACACTTGATAGAAATCGCTGGCCAATGTCGATGGCGGGGGCATAGTGCTAGCCTTCGAGTAGGGATTCGCCCCCGTCGGTAACGTGGGAACGGAAGATGTCGGATACGAAAGATTGGCCAGCGGTGGCGCCTGTTGTTGCGCAGCCATACTATCGCCATTCGTTGCAGCAATTGGAactgaaatggaaaaaaagcagGTTAGTAATGTAAACATCATAAACGTACTTGATTCAACGTACCTTGCTCTACCAATCCGGCCGGTGGCGTATAGATGGCCGGACCAACGTGAATCGGTGGCGATGCTACCTCTCCCGGTTGGCCGGCATTGTTATTATACGTCGCTTGGGTTGGTGTCGTTTGTGTTTCCACGTTATTGTTGACCTGATCCGTTGGGCCCGTCGCCGTGGACAGGGTGGCAAACTGGTTGGTCAAATCTCCCATCGCCGGCGTGGTCGTTGCAGTCGCTGTCATCGTGTTGGTTGGCTGCGACACCGTTAGCAGATCATGGACGGCATTGTTAGCCTGCGGAGCGAAAGTATTCGCCAACGGTGGCACCATAGGGATGAATGGCACGGAGCGATTCGCATTGGTCGTGTCAACCGTCGATCCTGCCATTGCACTTGCCGTCGAAGCGCCCGTCGGGAAGGTGGCCGCACTACCAACCGGAACAACTGGGACGGATTGTGCCCCGGTATTCAGTGGCACCTTCCCGTCGCTCGGCATCATCCGAATCGGTATCCTGTGCAGGTACCCGTACCCTATGCCACAACCTAGACTGCCCTCACCGCCCCACTTAGAGTTGGGTGTAATTGTCACCTCGCGGCACCGGTCGAGATCCGTGTTGTACACGTACATTTTCAGTGGTCTACCCTCGTGCGATTCGATAAGCGTAAACAGGTCTTCGCTTTCGTGCAGTATCGAATCGGCACCGATAATGTAATCCGTAAACGGTATCAGTCCAGCTTCTTCCGCCGGGGACGATGGATGCACCTCCAGAATGTGCCACACGTTCTCATTGGCACCCTCGAACGAACAGAACCGTATGCTAACTCCGAGCAGCCCTTGTCCACCCCAGGTACTGCTCGGCGTAATGTCCACCAGGCGGATGTTTTGCGTTTTGCTGCTGTACACCGTCATCTGGATCTCTTTGTCGATGTTTCCCTTCAGCAGCTCCTTCAGCGTATCGTTATCTTGGTCCAGGCGAGTGTTGCCGATGGCaagaataaaatcaaaaaaggCCTCCAGTCCGGCCGTTTTGCCCGGGGAGTTGTCTTGCACCTGTGCAAATAGTTAATAAACAATTCAGTGTGCTCTGTGTTCCCGAACCGTGTGGGGGGATAAAGCTGGATCGAAAGTGAACACGTCATCTATCGGCTTGTTGTTGGCGCGTCGGGGGACACCCAAAACTCACCCTTAAAACATGGTATCCCTCGGTCCCGCCCCCCGGTACTGCAACGCTGTGCGATAGTCCCATGTCGTCGTGCGGAACGGTGCAATTGCTGCTTCAATTTATCCAATAATACGCTGCTGAAAGCCGACGACACGAAAGCCAATgtaaatggaaggaaaagttttttcctctttttttttcctttctgcaaGATCTCACAAACATTTGACAAATGTCATAATAATCGCCACTTTGACCGAAATCCGCTGCACTATCCCATAGTTAGCTCTACACACCTTGGGCAGCAGATGCAAGCTGACAGCGGTCGCAACTGACAGCTGATCAGcgaatggaaaataataacaaaagtttataaataaacaCACCTACCATGCACGGGGGGAAAAACTCGATCGCGAGAATGGGAGCAGAAAAATGACGGAGTCTTATTTCCGACCGAGTTCGAGCAGGAATAGAGCTGCTCGTACGGCAAACATTCTTCGCTAACCGTTCGCGTTGCGTGAGTGCGGTGGGAAATAGTCGGAACGCTTGTGTGCTTTTCCCAGTCGAGGCTGGTGGTAACTGGAAAATTTATCCTTGCGTGGTGTAGTGATCAAGTGCATGTTTTTCGGCAAAGTGTAATCGCAACAAATTACCCCCATTGCTTCAGTTGAAACCAACAGCAAAGTGACGAGATAGAATTTCGCTCATTTTGTGTGAAAAAAAGCTTCGAAAGTGTCGGCTCAAGGCAGTTCAGGTGTCGCGTGCCGTAAGCGGCGTACGCGCTCCATAAACCAGGAACGTACGGTCAAGATGACCAAGGAATCGGAGGATTTGGAGCGGGAAAAGGAAACCCTTCGCGAGCGCATCATGCTTCGGGTTTACTATGCCGCGAAGGAGGGCTTCTGCACGCAGCTGTTGGCATTGCTGGGCGAGATAAAGGATGACGAGGAACGCAATGCTATGGTGAATCAGGTAAGATTTGCAGGACCGTCATTCGCCGATTTTACTACGGAAACGATGCTCATCCCGCAAgcgaagcaagcaaaacaaccgTCATCCTTCTGACCCAGTGGAACGAACGTACCAGCGACTGCAGGCACCAACCGCTTTAGGCAAAATTTTACGATCCCACATTTTGGCAAACAACCATACGAGTAACCACCACCCACCCCTGGCGGTTCTCTCATGCCCTTTGCACACAACGCAATCCCCAGCGCgacggcggcagcagcatcaacgcGTGGTGATCGCGCACCGTTAATGAACTATAAAATTTTTCGCCAACACACACTTGCGCCCGCTTGGTGCTTCGATGGCGTTGTGTCTTTTCCGATGGATGCGCTAGCATCTCGTAATTTCTGTTTCTAATTTCGTCACCTGCAAAGAAAACCGaaaatcacacacagacagccgCAGAAAACCACGCGCTGGCGTCAAACTTCAGCTAGTCCCCATCCCATCTTCCTGCTCCTGTT from Anopheles stephensi strain Indian unplaced genomic scaffold, UCI_ANSTEP_V1.0 ucontig42, whole genome shotgun sequence includes:
- the LOC118516921 gene encoding Golgi reassembly-stacking protein 2-like translates to MGLSHSVAVPGGGTEGYHVLRVQDNSPGKTAGLEAFFDFILAIGNTRLDQDNDTLKELLKGNIDKEIQMTVYSSKTQNIRLVDITPSSTWGGQGLLGVSIRFCSFEGANENVWHILEVHPSSPAEEAGLIPFTDYIIGADSILHESEDLFTLIESHEGRPLKMYVYNTDLDRCREVTITPNSKWGGEGSLGCGIGYGYLHRIPIRMMPSDGKVPLNTGAQSVPVVPVGSAATFPTGASTASAMAGSTVDTTNANRSVPFIPMVPPLANTFAPQANNAVHDLLTVSQPTNTMTATATTTPAMGDLTNQFATLSTATGPTDQVNNNVETQTTPTQATYNNNAGQPGEVASPPIHVGPAIYTPPAGLVEQVPIAATNGDSMAAQQQAPPLANLSYPTSSVPTLPTGANPYSKASTMPPPSTLASDFYQVYGSSVVPATSNTVPPTANSYPMSTTIDFLQSQQQPMQQQPWGAQPPIQMYSTYPQVQPIPEPSPAHQPAAAGGTVPAASSLFQSNAVTTPISLPGMPPITVSATIQPEALRGLQFTNAPIAPTGQQQPPLMTMPPTLQ